GTGACGGTCATGATGCGGCTGACGGGAACTCGTGCGACGTAGACGACGTCGGTGCCGTCGAGCACCGACACCGAGGTCGATTCCTTGACTTTCTCGGCGAGCGCCTCGAGATGGGGTCGCGCGACCTCCGGCAGCGTCAGTGCCGACAGGTAGCTGTAGCCGAGTTCGAGCACCCGTGGGGTGAGCCAGAACTGGGATCCGTCGGTGCGGACGTAACCGAGTTCGATGAGAGTCAACAGGAATCGGCGCGCAGTAGCGCGGGTGAGTCCGGTCGCGCGGGCGACGTCGGAGAGCGACTGCCGCTGGGCGTGCGCACCGAAGGCCTTGATGACCGACAGGCCACGTGCCAGCGACTGTACGTAATCGGGCGACGCCCCGGGGTTCTCGCGAACGACCTCGGGGGCGGTGACGTCGGGAGTGCTCACGAGCCCGCACCTCCCTCGGTGTCGGCGAGTGCCTGCTTGCCGAGCGCGAATGCCCGGTTGCTGTTGGGGACACCCGCGTAGACTGCGGTGTGCAGAAAGACCTCGACGAGGTCGTCGGGATCGATCCCGGCGCGCAGGGCTGCACGGATGTGCATGTCGAGTTCGTGCTCGTTGCCGACCGCGGTGAGGATCGCGAGGGTCAACAGCCGGCGGGTGCGGTGGTCCAGACCCGGACGCGCCCAGATGTCTCCCCACGCGGTGCGGGTGATGAAATCCTGGAAGGGCCGGGTGAATTCGGTGGCCGACTCGATGGACCGGTCGACGTGTGCGTCACCGAGGACGGATCGGCGCACCCGCAGACCCTCCTCGAACGCCGCGGTGCGGTGTGCGGCGGACGGCGTGACGCGCGACGAGATGTGCTCGCGGATCAGCTTCGTGACCCGTCCTGCCTGCTCCACGTTGGCGAGGTGTGCGCCGGGGGAGAGGACGTGGAAGGTGGAGTCGGCGATTCCGTCGGCCAGTTGCTGCATCGTCGATGGCGGGGTGGCGGGGTCCTGCTCACCGG
This window of the Rhodococcus pyridinivorans genome carries:
- a CDS encoding IclR family transcriptional regulator domain-containing protein — translated: MSTPDVTAPEVVRENPGASPDYVQSLARGLSVIKAFGAHAQRQSLSDVARATGLTRATARRFLLTLIELGYVRTDGSQFWLTPRVLELGYSYLSALTLPEVARPHLEALAEKVKESTSVSVLDGTDVVYVARVPVSRIMTVTITLGTRFPAYATSMGRVLLAGLNDDELDAYLARAEFAPITGNTVTTAEELRAEIATVRRNGYCIVDQELEEGLRSLAAPIRDAPGTVVASVNLSTHAARYRMETVHDELVPALLATAGAISTDLARTQTHQ